From Solibacillus sp. FSL W7-1464:
ATAAGCAGAATCTCATTTTTACTGTTCAGTACGATGGTTGCTGCAGATACGATATGTTTCGGGGTTGTTTTTATTTTCTGCTGAATTTGTTCCATTTCATCAGTCCTTTTAAATTAAAAGTTATTCCATAAAATATTCTTCAGCTAAAACAGCTAAATAATCCATATCTTCATATATATCATCTTTTAAAAATTCCTGTCTGTGGCATCCTTCCCAAACCATACCGGACTTCTCCATTACTTTTCTTGAAGCAATGTTTCTAACCATACAGCGGCTGTAAATTCTATTTAACTGATGTTCCTGAAATCCGTAATCAATAATTCTTTTGCATGCTTCTGTGGCATAGCCATTACCCCACTCTGCGACATCGATAAAATAGCCCACCTCTGCATTACGATGGTTTTTTGAAACTGTAACGAGCCCGCAATTCCCGATATAGCGCCCACTTTGTTTTAAAAATACAGCAAACTCATAGGCTGTCCCTTGCTCAAAGCTTTTTTGCAAATAGGCAATCCACCGATCGACAACTTCACGTGGATATGGATGCGGAATCATGACCATTGTGTCCGCAATCTCCCTATGCTTTACTACTTCAAAAATAGCATCTGCAAATTCAACTTCATACGGCTTTAACAGGAGTCTTTCCGTTTCTAAAATCATTTCCTCATCCCCTAAACTATTTAATGAAATATTCCATGTAAATGTCATTTTCTTTAAAACCGATTTTTTTATATAACGGTTTTCCCATCGGTGAAGAAATTAAAAATATGTGATGTACATTTCTTTCTTGGGCTTCTGCCAATAATCGCTTAACCAACTGTTTGGCAAGTCCCCGACCTCTGCTTTCCGGTG
This genomic window contains:
- a CDS encoding GNAT family N-acetyltransferase → MILETERLLLKPYEVEFADAIFEVVKHREIADTMVMIPHPYPREVVDRWIAYLQKSFEQGTAYEFAVFLKQSGRYIGNCGLVTVSKNHRNAEVGYFIDVAEWGNGYATEACKRIIDYGFQEHQLNRIYSRCMVRNIASRKVMEKSGMVWEGCHRQEFLKDDIYEDMDYLAVLAEEYFME